TCGACCAGCGGACGGCCGGGCTCGAAACTCGGCGCGGCGTACTCCCGTACTTCGTCGGTGATCTCCGGGGGGCGCAGGTCCAGACTGAACTCGGATGCCAGCGCACCGTTGTGGCCGACCGGCCGGACGGCTTCCCACGGCGCCAGCGCCCAGCCGGCCTGATAGTGCTCGGCCGCGGGCGGATCGACCTCGACGACCGAGCGACTGGTCACCGTCAGCGCCCGGTGATGCTCGGTGACGTGGAAGTAGGAGCTGATGTTGCCGTAGACGTCGAGGCTGGTGGAGCGGTCGGCGGGTATCGGATCGATGTCGAGTTCGTAGGACAGACACCGCTGTCCGGTGGTGTCGCGCGGGGTGAGATGGCCGCGGCCGTAGGAACTGGTCACCACATCGGAATAGCCGTACGCGGTGCGATGCGTGATCCGGTACGTGCGCGCTGCGCTCTCCCCCGCCGTCATGGCATCACCCGCAGTTGATCAGGCCCCCACAGCGGCTGCATCCCACCGGGCAGCGACAACTGGGTGCGGGTGATGACGTCGGACAGATCGCGTAGCGCGGTGTGCATCCCACTCAGCAGCCCGTCGAGCTCGCTTCGGCGGCCGTCGTCGTCGACATGCTCGAGTTCGGCGGGGTCCAGCCGGCGCAGCCGCGTGCTGATCTCGTCGACCAATCGCTCGGGCCGCGACGAGCCCGACGAGCCCGGCAGCAACCGCAGATTCGACCGCAGCCGTTCCAATTGGTAGACAAGGGATCTGGGGTTCTCCGGGTCGAACAACACCAGGTCCGCCACCGCGGCCACGCTGACCCGGCCCAGGTTGCGTCTGCGGTATATGACCGACGATTCACAGACCACCAGTGCGGATTCGGTGATGGTCTGTTCGGCGTCCGGGCTGCGCACGGTGGTCAGCGTGGCACGCAGCAGCGCCGACAGCGCGAGCCCGCGTTCGATGCGCTTGCCGATGTCCATCAGGGTCCAGCCGGCGTCACGGACCATCGACTCGGCGGCCACCCCGGACAGCGCCAGCATGCCTGCCAGGGTCTGCTGTTGGGCGAGAGCGAGCTGGGTGTCGTCGATCCGCGCCCCGCGCGGCGAACCGGCCTGCTCGGCCAGCGCCCGCTCGACGGCGCCGAGCACCATCCACGTGTCGTTGGACATCTGGTCGCGCACCGAGCGGGCGGCCAGCCCGAGCCGTTCGACGGAGTGGGCCAGCGACCCGGGGCGCTGCCGGTCGACGGTCAGCGACCAGAGGGTGCGCTGAGCGCCGGACACCGCCTCGGCGTAGGTGCCCGCGGCGTCGGTCTCGGTGCCGGTGACCACGCCCAGGGCGTGCAACAGGACCGGCACACATTCGCTGCCGTCCATGTCCTGGCGGTAGCGATATTCGTGGTACCGCTCGCGGGTGACGATCAGCAGCCGGGCCAGGTTCTCGGCGCGCTCGCCGTAGCGGCCCATCCAGAACAGGTCAGACAACACGCGCGGCGAGCTGACCGAGCGGGTGCCGCTGGGCAGCTCCACCGGCGGCACGGTCAACGTATCGGCCTTGGCCCGCGTCGGCGGTCGGATCCAGACATCCTTGGCGGCAATGGTTTTCAGCACATAGGCGGAGTTGCCGGGCGCCAGCACGTAGCCCAGCCCACCGATCATCGGCGCATACCCGCCGCGCTGAGACACCGTGAACAACCGCATACCGACACTGGCTGCCGACACCCCGCCCGGGTAGCGGTCGGTGGGCGCGGAGGAGAACTGCGGCAGCTCCTGGCCCACCCACTGCCAGGGGTGGGCCTCGATGCGCGCGGTCAGCTCCTGGCGCTGCTGCGCCGACAGCGCGGGCCCCACGATCGTCTCGCCCCCGACCGTCGACTTGATCAGCAGCGTGTTCAGCCGCGCCACCAGATGGGAGCGCTCCCGGTCGAATCCGCCCCAGTAGAGCTGCGGGGTGTCCAGCAACGGCTTCTCCCCCAACAACCGTTCCGCCAGTTGAGGCAGGAAGCGCTGCAGCCCAGGGCTTTCCAGAATCCCGGCGCCGAGGGTGTTCACCACCGTCACCGCGCCCCGCCGCTGCACCTCGACCAGTCCGACCACGCCGAGCCGGGAATCGGGTCGCAGATCCAGCGGGTCGGCGTAGTCGGCGTCGACCCGGCGCAGCACCACGTCCACGCGCTTGAGGGTGCCCAGCGACCGCATCAACAGCTTGCCGTCGCGCACCACCAGGTCTGCACTCTCCACCAGCGGAAAACCCAGCACCGACGCCAGGTAGGCCTGGTCGAAGGCGGTCTCGGAGTGGATGCCGGGGCTGAGCACCACCACCACCGGATCTTCGGCGGCCTCGGGCGCGGCCTCGATGAGTGCCAGTCGCAGCGCCTGCGCGAACGGCGAGGCCGGGCGCGGACCGATGCGTTCGTAGACGTCGGGCACGGCGTGGGCGACCACCCGGCGATCGGCCAGTGCGTACCCGGCCCCCGACGGCGCCTGCGCCCAGTCGGCGTTGACCACGAATCGGCCGTCGGCGGCCCGGCTGACGTCGCAGCCGAGCATGAACAGTTGATGGCGCCCGGGATTCTCGATGCCGCGGGCGGCCCGGATGTACCCGGGATGCCCGAACAGCAACTGCGGCGGCAGGATCCCGGTGGTGATCGCCCGCCGCTCACCGTAGAGATCGGTCAGGACGGCGTCGAGCAGCCGGGACCGTTGCAGCACACCGGCTTCCAGCGTCTCCCAGTCGGCGGCGGACACCACCAGCGGTATCGCGTCGAGATGCCAGGTGCCCGGCGTCGCGATGCCCTCGCCGGGGGCGGCTCCCGAGTCGTCGACCTCGATGTAGGTGATGCCGTCGTTGTCGACCAACCCGCGCACCACGCCGCGCAGCCGTTCCAGTCCGGCCCGGCCGCGCTCGCCGATGAGATCACCGAGTTCCTGCCACGACGGTCGGATGGCACCGGTGGCGTCGACGAACTCGTCGTACCCGGTGTCACCGAAGGCACCCGCCCCACCGCCGTGCAGGTCGAACAACGCGTCCTGGGCGCGTGCGGCGCGGTATCCGGCGAGCAGACGGTCCGGGTCATGACTTGAGCGGCTCAATCCAGAACCGGCAGCGGACAGCGACAACGGCCCACCTCCTGATTCCAGACTCCTGCGCACGCATGGCCCGCCCCGAGCATATTCGGGTCGGTGGTCCCCATCAGTTCTGCAGCACTGTGCGGGCCCGTCGCAGGTCGAGGATCCCCGGCGCACCGACATCCGTGGATTGCCGGGCCAGTTTCTCCCTGATATCGCCGATATCGACCTTGCCGGGGGTGAACCCGGTGGCCTCGAAGCGCCGTCCGCGGCGTGATTCGGCCTCTACCGCGTTGACCGGCGGGGTGTCGTACGACCGTCCACCGGGGTGGGAGACGTGATAGGTGCAGCCGCCGCGGGACGTACCGGTGGCCATATCGACCAGTTCGAACCGCAGCGGGCCGTCGACGGTGATGGTCGGGTGCAGCGCGCTCGGCGGCTGCCAGGCCCGGTAGCGGACGCCGCCGACCAAGACGTCGGGGTTGTCGGTGCCCAGCATCGGGATCGGGTAGCCATTGCAGGTGAGGATGTGACGCTGCCGGTCGGCGCCGATGGTGCGGACCTGGATGCGCTCCACCGACGAGTCGACGTAGCGCGCGGTGCCGGTGCCGGTGGATTCCTCGCCGAGGGTGTTCCACGGTTCGATGGCGCCGCGCAGCTCGATCTCGACATGGTCGAACACCGCGGTGCCCACCCGCGGGAAGCGGAACTCGGTGAACGGGTCAAGCCAGCTGGTGTCGAAGTTGACGTCATGCGCGCGCAGATCGGCGCAGACATCGGCGATGTCGTGAATGATGAAGTGCGGCAACAGGTATCGCCCGTGGAGATTGAGCCCGTGTCGGATCAGTGGCGCCCGCAGCGGCTGGTCCCAGAACCGTGCGA
This is a stretch of genomic DNA from Mycobacterium sp. ELW1. It encodes these proteins:
- a CDS encoding transglutaminase family protein, yielding MTAGESAARTYRITHRTAYGYSDVVTSSYGRGHLTPRDTTGQRCLSYELDIDPIPADRSTSLDVYGNISSYFHVTEHHRALTVTSRSVVEVDPPAAEHYQAGWALAPWEAVRPVGHNGALASEFSLDLRPPEITDEVREYAAPSFEPGRPLVEVLRDLNSRIFSDFTYKSGSTTVSTQVGQVLVAREGVCQDFARLAIACLRANGLAASYVSGYLATDPPPGKERMYGVDATHAWAAVWTPQNDWLGLDPTNDQLVDERYITVGWGRDYADIPPLRGIIYTDSERSVIDVSVDVAPYDGGLAHA
- a CDS encoding circularly permuted type 2 ATP-grasp protein, producing MSLSAAGSGLSRSSHDPDRLLAGYRAARAQDALFDLHGGGAGAFGDTGYDEFVDATGAIRPSWQELGDLIGERGRAGLERLRGVVRGLVDNDGITYIEVDDSGAAPGEGIATPGTWHLDAIPLVVSAADWETLEAGVLQRSRLLDAVLTDLYGERRAITTGILPPQLLFGHPGYIRAARGIENPGRHQLFMLGCDVSRAADGRFVVNADWAQAPSGAGYALADRRVVAHAVPDVYERIGPRPASPFAQALRLALIEAAPEAAEDPVVVVLSPGIHSETAFDQAYLASVLGFPLVESADLVVRDGKLLMRSLGTLKRVDVVLRRVDADYADPLDLRPDSRLGVVGLVEVQRRGAVTVVNTLGAGILESPGLQRFLPQLAERLLGEKPLLDTPQLYWGGFDRERSHLVARLNTLLIKSTVGGETIVGPALSAQQRQELTARIEAHPWQWVGQELPQFSSAPTDRYPGGVSAASVGMRLFTVSQRGGYAPMIGGLGYVLAPGNSAYVLKTIAAKDVWIRPPTRAKADTLTVPPVELPSGTRSVSSPRVLSDLFWMGRYGERAENLARLLIVTRERYHEYRYRQDMDGSECVPVLLHALGVVTGTETDAAGTYAEAVSGAQRTLWSLTVDRQRPGSLAHSVERLGLAARSVRDQMSNDTWMVLGAVERALAEQAGSPRGARIDDTQLALAQQQTLAGMLALSGVAAESMVRDAGWTLMDIGKRIERGLALSALLRATLTTVRSPDAEQTITESALVVCESSVIYRRRNLGRVSVAAVADLVLFDPENPRSLVYQLERLRSNLRLLPGSSGSSRPERLVDEISTRLRRLDPAELEHVDDDGRRSELDGLLSGMHTALRDLSDVITRTQLSLPGGMQPLWGPDQLRVMP